One Elgaria multicarinata webbii isolate HBS135686 ecotype San Diego chromosome 6, rElgMul1.1.pri, whole genome shotgun sequence DNA segment encodes these proteins:
- the SARAF gene encoding store-operated calcium entry-associated regulatory factor isoform X1 produces MVAPWRPPLLPLLVVLTGTGLAWSWAPQEKILLRDLQVLTLYPGKYTNYRRTSPVPQLQCTGGSAGCSAHTPEVVQCYNKGSDGYDVQWECKANLDFSYRFGKIEVICEGYDFPDDPYILKGSCGLEYTLELTKDGQQKANSFGGNYYSTTSHDSLGAGAGLVLIILFVVLVYGVYKLFLCDNRPQHGFSYDDGNSGTNWQDYRNPPPPGFKSERQDYQSPPQPGFKSHFAGGARSSSYDSNSGPGFWTGLGAGGLLGYLAGNRRSPSYHSSSPYYNTWAGPTAPPSAFGTSNSSSATHNLGTRSTSGFGGTKRR; encoded by the exons AGAAAATCTTGTTGCGAGATCTCCAAGTCCTGACACTCTATCCAGGCAAGTACACAAATTATCGGCGGACGTCTCCAGTCCCTCAGTTGCAGTGCACTGGAGGCTCAGCTGGATGTAGTGCGCACACCCCTGAGGTTGTCCAGTGTTACAACAAAGGCTCGGATGGCTACGATGTACAG TGGGAGTGCAAAGCAAACTTGGATTTTTCATACCGCTTTGGAAAAATCGAAGTAATCTGTGAAGGCTATGATTTCCCGGATGACCCTTACATATTAAAAGGATCGTGCGGGTTGGAGTACACATTAGAGTTAACAAAGGATGGTCAACAAAAAGCTAACTCCTTTGGTGGGAACTACTATTCCACAACTTCTCATGATTCATTAGGTGCAGGTGCTGGACTGGTCCTGATAATATTATTTGTGGTCCTTGTTTACGGCGTCTACAAGCTCTTCCTGTGTGATAACCGTCCACAACATGGTTTCTCTTATGATGATGGGAATTCAGGGACCAATTGGCAGGATTATCGGAATCCACCTCCACCAGGATTTAAATCAGAAAGGCAGGATTATCAAAGCCCACCTCAACCAggatttaaatcacattttgcaG GAGGTGCTCGTAGTTCCAGTTATGATTCAAATTCAGGACCAGGTTTCTGGACTGGATTAGGTGCCGGAGGGCTTCTGGGATACTTGGCTGGCAACCGAAG GTCACCTTCGTATCACTCATCTTCTCCTTACTACAACACGTGGGCTGGTCCAACCGCTCCACCTTCTGCATTTGGCACTTCAAATAGCTCTTCAGCAACTCATAATTTAGGGACAAGGTCAACCTCTG GTTTTGGAGGCACAAAAAGAAGATGA
- the REST gene encoding RE1-silencing transcription factor — MAMQVLGQTGGSNLFPGNANLGMPLSNDMYDFPELSKAELAAPQLIMLANVALTGEVNGNCCDYMVGEERQMAELTTVGNTNFSDSDGEGADDAPSMETDREGLGDMDLGALGAPEVRNVETAGLTGSSIPHVSIPHVSPDKGYPLELSVVPESADDKCKGLKNKPFRCKPCQYEAESEQEFVHHIRVHSAKRFIVEENSEKHGQVKEIDTNTTDEVDFSKGPIRCDRCGYNTNRYDHYLAHLKHHNKAGENEKVYKCTICTYTTVSEYHWKKHLRNHFPRKVYTCSQCSYFSDRKNNYVQHIRTHTGERPYQCSMCPYSSSQKTHLTRHMRTHSGEKPFKCEQCSYVASNQHEVTRHARQVHDGPKPLACPHCDYKTADRSNFKKHVELHVSPRQFLCPVCEYAASKKCNLQYHIKSRHPDCCDITMDVSKVRLRTKKSEVNASENVSGEINKVEQDQMKKELTEKKSERAVKEEKKENPSKEKKPTVSVGAGQVTTRSRKTVADSKEVDVKTEKTGKAKKAKRKAEATAIPLTKDSAADTDVIAKKKKKTEKKSPSKCQNSQKGESKLEVTKKQNLGLKKNKKKKLLKSKTDNKKLDCEKITSEESVPKEPPTMREGERKTSGSCNELQPVVSSDDRGSQCVPGDSRQDQEPLPAQRVAQNVELEMRDQEMPMAEEETVKAVSQNEVEIELEIVPGASSEDSNTTLEKDIDVLKGTPSDLAQDTPTSQTCEMEGVNPDFVQEVQPMQTCETETHSPIPEDDGCTNKLQAEDPAGAPSSELPEKLEQSTKANLVSASPSGPVVNEHQEMEEDEGIHSHDGSDISDNISEGSDDSGLNGARTAPEKTSQKPPQEVAEAKATKENYVCIFCDRSFKKEGEYSKHLNRHLVNVYYLEKATKGQD, encoded by the exons ATGGCAATGCAAGTGCTGGGTCAGACTGGAGGCAGCAACCTGTTTCCTGGTAATGCTAACCTTGGCATGCCATTGTCAAATGACATGTATGACTTTCCTGAACTTTCCAAAGCTGAGCTGGCAGCTCCTCAGCTTATTATGTTGGCAAATGTGGCCCTGACAGGAGAAGTTAATGGCAACTGCTGTGATTACATGGTTGGTGAAGAGAGACAAATGGCCGAACTGACAACTGTAGGCAACACCAACTTTTCAGACAGTGATGGAGAAGGAGCAGATGATGCACCCAGCATGGAGACTGACCGCGAAGGCCTGGGAGATATGGATCTGGGAGCCCTTGGAGCTCCTGAGGTTCGTAACGTGGAGACGGCAGGACTGACAGGGTCTTCTATTCCTCATGTTTCTATTCCTCATGTCAGCCCAGACAAGGGCTACCCATTGGAACTGTCAGTTGTTCCAGAGAGCGCAGATGACAAATGTAAGGGTTTGAAGAACAAGCCATTTCGTTGTAAGCCTTGTCAATATGAGGCAGAGTCTGAGCAGGAGTTCGTCCATCACATTCGTGTACACAGTGCCAAGAGATTCATAGTAGAAGAAAATTCTGAGAAACACGGCCAGGTGAAAGAAATTGACACGAACACTACAGATGAGGTTGATTTCTCCAAAGGTCCCATAAGATGTGATCGCTGTGGCTACAACACTAACCGATATGATCACTATCTGGCTCACTTAAAACACCACAACAAAGCAGGAGAAAATGAGAAGGTCTACAAATGTACAATCTGCACATATACAACGGTCAGTGAATATCATTGGAAAAAGCATCTCAGAAATCATTTCCCGCGGAAAGTGTATACATGTTCCCAGTGCTCCTACTTTTCAGACCGGAAGAACAACTATGTGCAGCATATTCGAACTCATACAG GAGAACGTCCTTATCAGTGTTCCATGTGTCCTTATTCAAGTTCGCAGAAGACTCATTTAACCAGGCACATGCGTACTCACTCAG gTGAGAAGCCGTTTAAATGTGAACAGTGCAGCTACGTGGCATCGAACCAGCATGAAGTGACTCGGCACGCAAGGCAGGTTCATGATGGGCCCAAGCCGCTGGCCTGCCCCCACTGTGACTACAAAACAGCTGACCGGAGCAACTTCAAGAAGCATGTTGAGCTTCATGTTAGTCCACGACAGTTCCTTTGCCCAGTCTGTGAATATGCGGCATCCAAGAAATGTAACTTGCAGTATCACATCAAATCCAGGCATCCTGACTGTTGTGACATCACAATGGATGTCTCCAAAGTAAGACTACGGACTAAAAAGAGTGAAGTAAACGCTTCTGAAAACGTCAGTGGTGAGATTAACAAAGTGGAGCAAGATCAAATGAAGAAAGAGTTGACTGAAAAGAAAAGTGAGAGAGCggtaaaagaagagaaaaaagagaacccgtcaaaagaaaagaaaccaactGTTAGTGTTGGTGCAGGCCAGGTGACAACTCGAAGTCGCAAAACAGTGGCTGACAGCAAAGAAGTAGATGTGAAAACTGAGAAAACTGGTAAAGCAAAGaaggcaaaaagaaaagcagaggCCACTGCTATTCCTTTGACAAAAGATTCTGCGGCAGACACTGATGTTATagcgaaaaagaaaaagaaaactgagaAAAAGTCCCCCAGCAAATGTCAGAACTCCCAGAAGGGTGAAAGCAAATTGGAGGTCACCAAAAAGCAAAATTTGGgccttaagaaaaacaaaaaaaagaaactTCTGAAGAGTAAGACTGATAACAAAAAACTTGATTGTGAGAAGATCACAAGTGAGGAGTCTGTTCCTAAAGAACCTCCTACTATGcgagagggagaaaggaagacCTCTGGTTCTTGCAACGAGCTGCAACCTGTGGTTTCGTCAGATGATAGAGGGAGTCAGTGTGTCCCTGGGGACAGCAGACAGGATCAAGAGCCGCTGCCTGCACAGCGTGTGGCCCAAAACGTGGAGTTAGAGATGAGAGACCAAGAAATGCCCATGGCAGAAGAGGAGACTGTAAAAGCTGTTTCTCAGAATGAAGTTGAAATAGAACTGGAAATTGTGCCTGGGGCCAGCTCGGAGGACTCTAATACCACCTTGGAAAAAGACATAGATGTGCTAAAAGGCACGCCATCAGATTTGGCCCAAGATACTCCGACATCACAAACTTGTGAGATGGAAGGGGTGAATCCAGACTTTGTGCAAGAGGTTCAGCCAATGCAAACATGTGAGACAGAAACTCATAGTCCAATACCAGAAGATGATGGTTGTACAAACAAACTGCAGGCTGAAGACCCAGCAGGAGCGCCATCGTCAGAGTTGCCAGAAAAACTAGAGCAAAGCACTAAAGCAAACCTGGTCTCAGCATCGCCGAGTGGCCCGGTAGTGAATGAACATCAGGAAATGGAAGAGGATGAGGGTATCCACAGTCATGATGGCAGTGATATAAGTGACAACATCTCAGAAGGCAGTGATGATTCTGGGTTAAATGGTGCTCGGACGGCACCGGAGAAAACGAGTCAGAAACCACCCCAAGAAGTGGCAGAAGCCAAGGCCACGAAGGAGAActatgtgtgtatattctgtgatcgttcatttaaaaaagaaggcgAGTACAGTAAGCACCTGAACCGTCATTTGGTAAATGTGTACTATCTTGAAAAGGCAACAAAGGGGCAAGATTAA